A DNA window from Streptomyces sp. 71268 contains the following coding sequences:
- a CDS encoding AIM24 family protein, translated as MNQQLLSGYAPTPVTARMENHGSSMLKVAMQSGQDLFARTGSMVAYEGFVQYEPNPPAVRQMASQWLTGEGAPLMKCSGDGLLYLADYGADVVCVNLAGDSLSVNGTNLLAFDAHLQWGVQRVKGMAKFAGQGLFNVGISGTGWVALTSRGTPIVVDCGRGEDETYVDPDALVAWSTNLKMKGKRSFKASSMIGRGSGEAYQLGFSGQGFVVVQPSEDSTDRLRARG; from the coding sequence ATGAACCAGCAACTGCTCTCGGGCTACGCCCCGACCCCCGTCACCGCGCGGATGGAGAACCACGGCAGCAGCATGCTCAAGGTCGCCATGCAAAGCGGCCAGGACCTGTTCGCCCGCACCGGCTCGATGGTGGCCTACGAGGGCTTCGTCCAGTACGAGCCGAACCCGCCCGCCGTGCGCCAGATGGCCTCCCAGTGGCTGACCGGCGAGGGCGCGCCGCTGATGAAGTGCAGCGGCGACGGGCTCCTCTACCTCGCCGACTACGGCGCCGACGTCGTCTGCGTCAACCTGGCCGGCGACTCGCTCTCGGTCAACGGCACCAACCTGCTCGCCTTCGACGCGCATCTCCAGTGGGGTGTGCAGCGCGTCAAGGGCATGGCCAAGTTCGCGGGTCAGGGCCTGTTCAACGTCGGCATCTCAGGTACCGGTTGGGTCGCCCTGACCTCGCGCGGTACGCCGATCGTGGTGGACTGCGGGCGTGGTGAGGACGAGACGTACGTCGACCCGGACGCCCTGGTCGCCTGGTCGACCAACCTCAAGATGAAGGGGAAGCGCAGCTTCAAGGCGTCCTCGATGATCGGCCGGGGCAGTGGCGAGGCGTACCAGCTCGGCTTCTCCGGCCAGGGCTTCGTCGTGGTCCAGCCCAGCGAGGACAGCACTGACCGGCTCCGGGCGCGGGGCTGA
- a CDS encoding molybdenum cofactor biosynthesis protein MoaE gives MAHTDASQAGERAAVDPIRLLAIRETPLSVDEVFAAVGDAAAGGTALFVGTVRDHDGPGDAQVTGLGYSAHPSVAAELRRVAEKVVADFPVRALAAVHRVGDLAVGDLAVVVAVSCPHRAEAFAACRRLIDDLKAEVPIWKHQTFGDGTEEWVGV, from the coding sequence ATGGCACACACGGACGCATCACAGGCGGGGGAGCGCGCGGCGGTCGACCCCATCAGGCTGCTGGCCATCCGGGAGACGCCGCTCTCGGTGGACGAGGTGTTCGCCGCGGTCGGCGACGCAGCGGCGGGCGGCACGGCGCTCTTCGTCGGCACCGTACGCGACCACGACGGGCCGGGCGACGCCCAGGTCACCGGCCTCGGGTACTCGGCCCACCCCAGCGTCGCGGCGGAGCTGCGGCGGGTGGCGGAGAAGGTCGTCGCCGACTTCCCGGTCCGCGCGCTGGCCGCCGTGCACCGCGTGGGTGACCTCGCGGTCGGCGACCTGGCCGTGGTGGTGGCCGTCTCCTGCCCGCACCGCGCGGAGGCGTTCGCCGCCTGCCGCCGGCTGATCGACGACCTCAAGGCCGAGGTGCCGATCTGGAAGCACCAGACGTTCGGCGACGGCACGGAAGAATGGGTCGGCGTCTGA
- a CDS encoding M48 family metallopeptidase, whose translation MQSVPRANRLPPGPQRRDPQASAVEIRRSSRRRRTVSAYREGDRTIVLLPARMSEAEEQRWVGVMLDKLAAQESKRMLGDADLAARAELLSEQYLAGRATPNTVRWVTNQNTRWGSCTPAEGSIRLSHRLQGMPEYVLDYVLLHELAHLLVPGHGPSFWRLLDAYPRTERARGYLEGVVAAGRLPHLPEARSE comes from the coding sequence TTGCAGAGCGTTCCCAGAGCCAACCGCCTCCCTCCTGGCCCCCAGCGGCGCGACCCGCAGGCGAGCGCCGTCGAGATCAGGCGGAGCAGCCGGCGGCGCCGGACGGTCTCCGCCTACCGCGAGGGCGATCGCACCATCGTGTTGCTGCCGGCCCGCATGTCGGAGGCGGAGGAGCAGCGCTGGGTGGGCGTGATGCTCGACAAGCTCGCCGCGCAGGAGAGCAAACGGATGCTGGGCGACGCCGACCTGGCGGCCCGCGCGGAACTCCTGTCCGAGCAGTACCTGGCGGGGCGGGCCACGCCGAACACGGTGCGCTGGGTCACCAACCAGAACACCCGCTGGGGGTCCTGCACCCCGGCCGAAGGCAGCATCCGACTCTCGCACCGGTTGCAGGGCATGCCGGAGTACGTGCTCGACTACGTGCTGTTGCACGAGCTGGCCCACCTCCTGGTGCCCGGCCACGGGCCCTCGTTCTGGCGACTCCTCGACGCCTATCCCCGTACGGAACGGGCGCGGGGCTACCTGGAGGGCGTCGTCGCGGCGGGGCGGCTGCCGCACCTGCCCGAAGCGCGCAGCGAGTAG
- a CDS encoding TerD family protein, whose translation MAREFQRGHKAKISDLTAGRDLYVGVQIAGPGLSFDISCFGLDGDERLSDDRYFIFFNQPKSPEEAIQQLGAQAGDTESFRVTLDSIPSHIQKLSFTATIDGAGQMSQVGPGYIRIVAGGEEVARYAFTGAEFSTERAVMLGDFYLKDVWRFAAVGQGFDGGLEALLKNFGGEVAEEEPAPAPAPAQGAAPGFAPPGGQAASAAPAPLPAPAPSFGAPAASPSQAPAPQPPAPQPQAPAPQPSAPAQPQAPMHSAPTVVAPLTPPGGPVPPPAQPAPPPGYPGQPAPYGTPGAGQGAPGQFAPGQPAPPQAPYGQPQGQPAPFPGQAGPGQPGVQGYPGQPAPAPYGQPQPGQPQGYPGQQPQPGQPQGYPGQGGAPGGPAGAGVQAALAKYREAPTGQRWTPQNPRLVRVDLGIGGQPVLAKQGTMVLYQGKVDFSYKGAGFRGRVVGNATGQEMQLMRCTGQGQVFFAENAAEVHPIELQGDAICVSAENVLAFDESLQHEVRRIEGHGIPGGALFTMQFQGTGTVIVKTQGTPVVLPVTPTTFADSNAIVAWSAAAQVIISSQVRLRRNAFPGHSGEAVNLQFRGAPGNFIVVQPYEV comes from the coding sequence ATGGCCAGGGAATTCCAGCGCGGCCACAAGGCCAAGATCAGCGATCTGACGGCGGGGAGGGACCTGTACGTCGGCGTGCAGATCGCCGGACCCGGGCTGTCCTTCGACATCAGTTGCTTCGGCCTCGACGGCGATGAGCGACTCTCCGACGACCGTTACTTCATCTTCTTCAACCAGCCCAAGTCGCCCGAGGAGGCGATCCAGCAGCTCGGCGCGCAGGCCGGGGACACCGAGTCCTTCCGGGTGACGCTCGACAGCATCCCGTCGCACATCCAGAAGCTGTCGTTCACCGCGACCATCGACGGTGCCGGGCAGATGTCGCAGGTCGGGCCCGGGTACATCCGCATCGTCGCCGGTGGCGAGGAGGTCGCGCGGTACGCGTTCACCGGCGCGGAGTTCAGCACCGAGCGGGCGGTGATGCTCGGCGACTTCTACCTCAAGGACGTCTGGCGGTTCGCCGCCGTCGGCCAGGGCTTCGACGGCGGGCTCGAAGCGCTGCTCAAGAACTTCGGCGGCGAGGTCGCGGAGGAGGAGCCCGCCCCGGCGCCCGCGCCGGCGCAGGGCGCCGCCCCCGGCTTCGCGCCCCCCGGCGGCCAGGCAGCCTCCGCCGCACCCGCACCCCTGCCCGCCCCCGCGCCCAGCTTCGGCGCACCCGCCGCCAGCCCGTCGCAGGCCCCCGCGCCCCAACCCCCGGCGCCCCAGCCGCAGGCCCCCGCCCCGCAGCCGTCGGCCCCCGCGCAGCCGCAGGCGCCGATGCACTCGGCCCCGACCGTGGTCGCGCCCCTCACTCCCCCCGGCGGCCCCGTGCCGCCCCCGGCCCAGCCCGCCCCGCCGCCGGGCTACCCCGGCCAGCCGGCGCCGTACGGCACGCCGGGCGCTGGTCAGGGCGCGCCCGGGCAGTTCGCGCCGGGCCAGCCCGCGCCGCCGCAGGCCCCGTACGGTCAGCCGCAGGGCCAGCCGGCGCCCTTCCCCGGCCAGGCGGGACCCGGTCAGCCCGGCGTCCAGGGCTACCCGGGGCAGCCCGCGCCCGCTCCGTACGGGCAGCCGCAGCCGGGTCAGCCGCAGGGCTACCCGGGGCAGCAGCCACAGCCGGGCCAGCCGCAGGGTTACCCGGGACAGGGCGGCGCGCCCGGTGGTCCGGCGGGCGCCGGCGTGCAGGCCGCGCTCGCCAAGTACCGCGAGGCGCCGACCGGTCAGCGCTGGACGCCGCAGAACCCCCGCCTGGTCCGGGTCGACCTCGGCATCGGTGGGCAGCCCGTGCTCGCCAAGCAGGGCACGATGGTGCTGTACCAGGGCAAGGTCGACTTCAGCTACAAGGGCGCCGGGTTCCGGGGCCGCGTCGTCGGCAACGCGACCGGCCAGGAGATGCAGCTCATGCGCTGCACCGGGCAGGGCCAGGTGTTCTTCGCGGAGAACGCGGCCGAGGTGCACCCCATCGAGCTCCAGGGTGACGCGATCTGCGTCTCCGCCGAGAACGTGCTCGCCTTCGACGAGTCGCTCCAGCACGAGGTCCGCCGCATCGAAGGGCACGGCATCCCCGGCGGCGCCCTGTTCACCATGCAGTTCCAGGGCACCGGGACCGTGATCGTCAAGACCCAGGGCACGCCCGTGGTGCTTCCCGTCACGCCCACCACGTTCGCCGACAGCAACGCCATCGTCGCCTGGTCGGCCGCCGCGCAGGTGATCATCTCCAGCCAGGTGCGGCTGCGCCGCAACGCCTTCCCCGGCCACAGCGGGGAGGCCGTCAACCTCCAGTTCCGGGGCGCGCCCGGCAACTTCATCGTCGTCCAGCCCTACGAGGTCTGA
- a CDS encoding SDR family oxidoreductase — MSSPDPTVRAARNDPPPEHSARQEPPSAPLRRPVVAVTGAASGVGALLTRRLAESDEVKRVLAIDERRGEVDEARWHVLDVRDPIIADRLRGADVVVHLATDLDLETDAEARTAYNVRGTQTVLTAAAAAGVRRVVLCTSAMVYGALPDNDVPLAEDAELRATAEATGVGDLLEIEQLARRAPRAHPGLNVTVVRPALLVGGTDTALTRYFESPRLLVVAGSRPTWQFCHVDDLVSALEYAVLEKAEGELAVGCDGWLEQEEVEELSGIRRMELPSAVALGAASRLHRLGLTPSPAGDLAYTMHPWVVSGSRLHDAGWRPRWTNEEVLAELLEEVAGRRTVAGRRLGRKDATTLGAAGATVALVGTAALVRRARKARRRL, encoded by the coding sequence GTGAGTTCCCCAGATCCGACCGTTCGCGCAGCGCGAAACGATCCGCCCCCCGAGCATTCGGCCCGCCAGGAGCCGCCGTCGGCGCCCCTGCGGCGGCCCGTCGTGGCCGTCACGGGCGCCGCGTCGGGCGTCGGCGCGCTGCTGACCCGCAGGCTCGCCGAGTCCGACGAGGTCAAGCGGGTGCTGGCCATCGACGAGCGCCGGGGCGAGGTCGACGAGGCGCGCTGGCACGTCCTGGACGTGCGCGATCCCATCATCGCCGACAGACTGCGCGGCGCCGACGTCGTCGTGCACCTCGCCACCGACCTGGACCTGGAGACCGACGCCGAGGCCAGGACGGCGTACAACGTGCGCGGCACCCAGACCGTGCTGACCGCCGCCGCGGCGGCCGGGGTGCGCCGCGTCGTGCTGTGCACCTCCGCCATGGTCTACGGGGCGCTGCCCGACAACGACGTACCCCTTGCGGAGGACGCCGAGCTGCGCGCCACGGCCGAGGCCACCGGCGTCGGTGACCTGCTGGAGATCGAGCAGCTCGCCCGGCGCGCGCCCCGCGCTCACCCTGGCCTCAATGTCACGGTCGTACGCCCCGCGCTGCTGGTCGGCGGCACCGACACCGCCCTCACCCGCTACTTCGAGTCGCCCCGGCTGCTCGTGGTCGCCGGATCGCGCCCCACCTGGCAGTTCTGCCACGTCGACGACCTGGTCAGCGCCCTGGAGTACGCGGTGCTCGAGAAGGCCGAGGGCGAGCTGGCCGTCGGTTGCGACGGCTGGCTGGAGCAGGAGGAGGTCGAGGAGCTGTCCGGCATCCGACGCATGGAGCTGCCGTCGGCGGTGGCCCTCGGCGCCGCGTCCCGGCTGCACCGGCTCGGCCTCACCCCGTCCCCGGCGGGCGACCTCGCGTACACCATGCACCCCTGGGTGGTCAGCGGCAGCCGGCTGCACGACGCCGGCTGGCGGCCCCGGTGGACCAACGAGGAGGTGCTGGCCGAACTCCTGGAGGAGGTCGCGGGGCGCCGCACGGTGGCCGGCCGCCGGCTGGGCCGCAAGGACGCGACGACGCTCGGCGCCGCCGGTGCCACGGTCGCCCTGGTGGGCACCGCCGCGCTGGTACGCCGCGCGCGCAAGGCCCGCAGACGCCTCTAG
- a CDS encoding zinc-dependent metalloprotease, translated as MSDTPFGFGLPPEEPEDGDDGKKKDSQGGGPGPANPFGFGGGSGADNPFAAMFGSLNPNDLGAAFQQLGQMLSYEGGPVNWDMAKDIARQTVAQGGAAGQGEGQSKDVSVGPKERAAVEEAVRLADLWLDGVTSLPSGAASAVAWSRAEWVEATLPVWKDLVDPVAEQVGSAMGNVLPEEMQAMAGPLLGMMRSMGGAMFGTQIGQALGVLAGEVVGSTDVGLPLGPAGKAALLPTNVEAFGAGLGVRQEEVRLYLALREAAHQRLFAHVPWLRSHLFGAVEGYARGIKVDTAKLEDAVGQLDPTHPEQLQEALQQGMFQPEDTPEQKAALARLETALALVEGWVDAVVHAAAAPHLPSADALRETLRRRRASGGPAEQTFATLIGLELRPRRLRDAARLWASLTDARGLDGRDALWEHPDMLPTAADLDDPDGFVHREQLDFSELDKMLGEAASGPNLSKGDAAPDDPATDQRDGEQGDEGDAGGERGR; from the coding sequence GTGAGTGACACCCCATTTGGATTTGGCCTTCCGCCGGAGGAGCCGGAGGACGGCGACGACGGCAAGAAGAAGGACAGCCAGGGCGGTGGCCCGGGACCCGCGAATCCGTTCGGCTTCGGCGGGGGCAGCGGCGCGGACAACCCGTTCGCCGCGATGTTCGGTTCGCTGAACCCGAACGACCTGGGCGCCGCCTTCCAGCAGCTCGGCCAGATGCTCTCGTACGAGGGCGGCCCGGTGAACTGGGACATGGCCAAGGACATCGCCCGGCAGACCGTGGCGCAGGGCGGCGCGGCCGGGCAGGGCGAGGGCCAGAGCAAGGACGTGAGCGTCGGCCCCAAGGAGCGGGCGGCGGTCGAGGAGGCCGTGCGCCTGGCGGACCTGTGGCTGGACGGCGTCACCTCGTTGCCGTCGGGCGCGGCGTCGGCGGTGGCCTGGAGCCGGGCCGAGTGGGTCGAGGCGACCCTGCCGGTCTGGAAGGACCTGGTGGACCCGGTCGCCGAGCAGGTCGGCTCGGCGATGGGCAACGTGCTGCCGGAGGAGATGCAGGCCATGGCCGGGCCGCTGCTCGGCATGATGCGCTCCATGGGCGGGGCGATGTTCGGCACCCAGATCGGCCAGGCCCTCGGCGTGCTCGCCGGCGAGGTCGTCGGCTCCACCGACGTCGGGCTGCCGCTCGGCCCCGCGGGCAAGGCGGCCCTGCTGCCGACCAACGTCGAGGCGTTCGGCGCGGGCCTTGGCGTACGGCAGGAGGAGGTGCGGCTCTACCTGGCGCTGCGCGAGGCGGCGCACCAGCGCCTCTTCGCCCACGTGCCGTGGCTGCGCTCGCACCTGTTCGGCGCGGTCGAGGGGTACGCGCGGGGCATCAAGGTGGACACCGCCAAGCTGGAGGACGCGGTCGGGCAGCTCGACCCGACCCACCCCGAGCAGCTTCAGGAGGCGCTCCAGCAGGGCATGTTCCAGCCCGAGGACACGCCGGAGCAGAAGGCGGCGCTGGCCCGGCTGGAGACCGCGTTGGCGCTGGTCGAGGGCTGGGTGGACGCGGTCGTGCACGCCGCCGCCGCGCCGCACCTGCCGTCCGCCGACGCGCTGCGCGAGACGCTGCGCCGCCGCCGCGCCAGCGGTGGGCCGGCCGAGCAAACCTTCGCCACGCTGATCGGCCTGGAGCTGCGGCCCCGGCGGCTGCGGGACGCGGCCCGGCTGTGGGCCTCGCTCACCGACGCCCGCGGCCTGGACGGCCGGGACGCGCTGTGGGAGCACCCGGACATGCTGCCCACCGCCGCCGACCTGGACGACCCGGACGGGTTCGTCCACCGCGAGCAGCTCGACTTCTCCGAGCTGGACAAGATGCTCGGCGAGGCGGCGAGCGGCCCGAACCTCAGCAAGGGCGACGCGGCCCCCGACGACCCGGCCACCGACCAGCGAGATGGCGAGCAGGGCGACGAGGGCGACGCCGGCGGCGAGCGCGGCCGGTGA
- a CDS encoding NUDIX hydrolase: MTAPTTLHAAATRALREWPAPDGEQERLRTAYAEHLAAHPDGMWKACRDGHLTASALVIDPAGGRVLLTLHRKLRMWLQMGGHCEPRDATLAEAALREATEESGIAGLTLLPGGPVRLDKHHTPCAWHLDVQYAALAPADARATVSEESLDVRWFDYDQVAAVADDSVVRLVERTRALL; encoded by the coding sequence GTGACGGCGCCGACGACGCTGCACGCGGCGGCCACCCGCGCGCTGCGCGAGTGGCCGGCGCCCGACGGGGAGCAGGAGCGGCTGCGGACGGCGTACGCGGAGCACCTGGCCGCGCACCCGGACGGGATGTGGAAGGCGTGCCGGGACGGGCACCTGACGGCCAGTGCCCTGGTCATCGACCCGGCCGGGGGGCGGGTGCTGCTCACGCTCCACCGCAAGCTGCGGATGTGGCTCCAGATGGGCGGCCACTGTGAGCCGCGGGACGCCACCCTCGCGGAGGCGGCCCTGCGCGAGGCGACCGAGGAGTCCGGCATCGCCGGGCTGACCCTGCTGCCGGGCGGCCCGGTGCGCCTGGACAAGCACCACACGCCGTGCGCCTGGCACCTGGACGTGCAGTACGCGGCGCTGGCGCCCGCCGACGCGCGGGCCACGGTGAGCGAGGAGTCTCTCGACGTGCGCTGGTTCGACTACGACCAGGTGGCCGCGGTGGCCGACGACTCGGTGGTACGTCTGGTGGAGCGCACCCGCGCACTGCTGTGA
- a CDS encoding AIM24 family protein yields MQSPLFGHTESQSQDRYAMQNPQLLRVSLTGHDDVLARKGSMVAYQGLIEFDGEYQTPGQRRSRAQTGEGLDLMRCSGQGVVYFANLAQYVHVVDVDHEGLTVDSAYVLALDSGLHWETIAVDSQFGVSGSGKYNLNISGQGKVALMTSGQPLVLQVTPDKYVNADADAIVAWSSSLRVQMQAQTHSSGVWRRRGNTGEGWELSFLGQGFALVQPSELLPPQNAVVGQGAAAQFGMGQQGARGQNQGNVWSNNR; encoded by the coding sequence ATGCAGAGTCCGCTCTTCGGCCACACCGAGTCCCAGTCGCAGGACCGCTACGCGATGCAGAACCCGCAACTGCTGCGGGTCTCCCTGACCGGCCACGACGACGTCCTCGCCCGCAAGGGTTCGATGGTCGCCTACCAGGGGCTCATCGAGTTCGACGGCGAGTACCAGACGCCGGGCCAGCGCCGCTCGCGCGCCCAGACCGGCGAGGGCCTCGACCTGATGCGCTGCTCGGGACAGGGAGTCGTCTACTTCGCCAACCTCGCGCAGTACGTGCACGTGGTGGACGTCGACCACGAGGGGCTCACGGTGGACAGCGCGTACGTCCTCGCGCTCGACTCGGGGCTGCACTGGGAGACCATCGCGGTGGACAGCCAGTTCGGCGTCTCCGGCTCGGGCAAGTACAACCTCAACATCTCGGGCCAGGGCAAGGTCGCGCTCATGACCTCGGGACAGCCGCTGGTGCTCCAGGTGACGCCGGACAAGTACGTCAACGCCGACGCCGACGCCATCGTGGCCTGGTCCAGCTCGCTGCGGGTCCAGATGCAGGCGCAGACCCACTCGTCGGGTGTGTGGCGACGCCGGGGCAACACCGGCGAGGGCTGGGAACTCAGCTTCCTCGGCCAGGGGTTCGCCCTCGTCCAGCCCAGCGAGTTGCTGCCGCCGCAGAACGCGGTGGTGGGGCAGGGCGCCGCGGCCCAGTTCGGCATGGGTCAGCAGGGGGCGCGCGGCCAGAACCAGGGCAACGTCTGGTCGAACAACCGCTGA
- a CDS encoding TOMM precursor leader peptide-binding protein — translation MAPPTSETVELPSHPRLKPALRRAWRTRDTVQLGIARAHAVVVGPLDTATASFIGLLDGTRGLPLLRQEARAMGLPEGRADAVVARLVAAGVIDDPWASEGPAALVRDDPGAMERLRADLAALSVRHPEPDAGLRLLGARRAARVRVQGAGRVGAAVAALLSASGVGQVDVQDGGCVEPWDVLPAGTAPDQVGERRDAAARRLVRSAAPARRSPRAPTEPRGLSLVVLAPRDGLGVYAPEPDTAEPLITTGTPHLYAGVLEGTGVVGPLVVPGATCCAACMAIRRAEREPGWPRLLAQWQSGRRAPAPACDAALATTVAGLAAAQALAFLDGGAPPSVGARLELTLPGLAWDLRPIAPHPDCACATMTASVAGYSSNSEGSQATMSG, via the coding sequence ATGGCGCCGCCCACCAGCGAGACGGTGGAGCTGCCCTCGCATCCGCGGCTCAAGCCTGCGCTGCGCCGGGCGTGGCGCACCCGGGACACGGTGCAGCTCGGCATCGCCCGGGCCCATGCCGTGGTGGTCGGCCCGCTGGACACGGCGACCGCCAGCTTCATCGGCCTGCTCGACGGCACTCGGGGGCTGCCCCTGCTGCGCCAGGAGGCGCGGGCGATGGGCCTGCCGGAGGGACGGGCCGACGCCGTCGTGGCCCGCCTCGTCGCGGCCGGGGTGATCGACGACCCGTGGGCGAGCGAGGGCCCGGCCGCACTCGTCCGGGACGACCCGGGGGCGATGGAGCGCCTGCGGGCCGATCTCGCGGCCCTGTCGGTGCGCCACCCGGAGCCGGATGCCGGGCTGCGGCTGCTGGGGGCCAGGCGGGCCGCGCGCGTGCGGGTCCAAGGCGCCGGCCGCGTCGGGGCGGCGGTGGCGGCCCTGCTGTCGGCGTCCGGTGTCGGCCAGGTGGACGTGCAGGACGGCGGTTGCGTCGAGCCGTGGGACGTGCTGCCGGCGGGCACCGCACCGGACCAGGTCGGGGAGCGCCGGGACGCGGCGGCCCGCCGCCTGGTGCGGAGCGCGGCCCCCGCACGCCGCTCGCCGCGTGCCCCGACCGAGCCCCGTGGCCTGAGCCTGGTGGTGCTCGCCCCGCGCGACGGCCTGGGGGTGTACGCCCCGGAGCCGGACACCGCCGAGCCGCTGATCACCACGGGGACCCCGCATCTGTACGCCGGGGTGCTGGAGGGCACCGGGGTGGTCGGCCCCCTCGTGGTGCCGGGGGCGACCTGCTGCGCGGCGTGCATGGCCATCCGGCGCGCGGAGCGGGAGCCCGGCTGGCCCCGGCTGTTGGCCCAGTGGCAGTCGGGCCGTCGGGCGCCCGCCCCGGCCTGCGACGCGGCGCTGGCGACGACGGTGGCCGGGCTGGCCGCGGCGCAGGCCCTGGCCTTCCTCGACGGTGGGGCGCCGCCCAGCGTGGGGGCCCGGTTGGAGCTCACACTGCCGGGACTAGCCTGGGACCTGCGGCCCATCGCGCCGCACCCGGACTGCGCATGCGCCACGATGACCGCTTCGGTTGCGGGATATTCATCGAACAGTGAAGGGTCGCAGGCGACAATGTCCGGGTAG
- a CDS encoding PDZ domain-containing protein: protein MPRRTATLLASLLTLIALLCAGVLIPVPYAEMSPGLTVNTLGKHEGETVLQINGEKTYPTSGHLNMTTVQVTNSEYKMNLFESMYGWLSHDRLVVPREMLYPDDKSADEVNQENAEEFSQSQEAAKVAALRQLKKRDLLDVKLGSHIVVGSVVKGGPAEGNLHAGDAIKAVDGKAVHNPSDVAKLVSQHKPGEKTVFTVIPAERVAAAEKQRKEPKGAKNVTLTTMKAPEEQRAIIGIEAAVDYTFPFDIDIKVEHVGGPSAGLMFSLGIIDKLTPGDLNGGEFVAGTGTIDETGKVGPIGGIAMKTVGARNKGATYFLTPEANCATASRDIPDGLTLVKVGDLDDAMDALRMIREKKTDQLPSCPTS, encoded by the coding sequence ATGCCACGCCGCACCGCCACGCTGCTCGCCTCGCTCCTGACGCTCATCGCGTTGCTCTGCGCGGGGGTGCTGATACCCGTGCCCTACGCGGAGATGAGCCCCGGCCTGACGGTCAACACGCTCGGGAAGCACGAGGGCGAGACGGTGCTGCAGATCAACGGCGAGAAGACCTATCCCACCAGCGGTCACCTGAACATGACCACCGTGCAGGTCACCAACTCGGAGTACAAGATGAACCTCTTCGAGTCGATGTACGGCTGGCTCTCGCACGACCGGCTGGTGGTGCCGCGCGAGATGCTCTACCCGGACGACAAGTCCGCGGACGAGGTCAACCAGGAGAACGCCGAGGAGTTCAGCCAGTCCCAGGAGGCCGCCAAGGTCGCCGCGTTGCGCCAGTTGAAGAAGCGCGACCTGCTGGACGTCAAGCTCGGCTCGCACATCGTGGTGGGCAGCGTCGTCAAGGGCGGCCCGGCCGAGGGCAACCTGCACGCCGGCGACGCGATCAAGGCGGTGGACGGCAAGGCGGTGCACAACCCGTCCGACGTGGCCAAGCTCGTCAGCCAGCACAAGCCGGGTGAGAAGACGGTCTTCACGGTGATCCCCGCGGAGCGGGTCGCGGCGGCCGAGAAGCAGCGCAAGGAGCCCAAGGGCGCCAAGAACGTCACCCTCACCACGATGAAGGCCCCGGAGGAGCAGCGGGCGATCATCGGCATCGAGGCGGCCGTCGACTACACGTTCCCCTTCGACATCGACATCAAGGTCGAGCACGTCGGCGGGCCCAGCGCCGGGCTGATGTTCTCGCTCGGCATCATCGACAAGCTGACCCCCGGCGACCTGAACGGCGGGGAGTTCGTCGCGGGCACCGGGACCATCGACGAGACGGGCAAGGTCGGTCCCATCGGCGGCATCGCGATGAAGACCGTCGGCGCGCGGAACAAGGGCGCCACCTACTTCCTGACCCCGGAAGCCAACTGCGCCACCGCCTCCCGGGACATCCCGGACGGGCTCACCCTGGTCAAGGTGGGCGACCTGGACGACGCGATGGACGCGCTGCGGATGATCCGCGAGAAGAAGACGGACCAACTGCCGAGCTGCCCCACGAGCTGA